The Brassica napus cultivar Da-Ae chromosome C7, Da-Ae, whole genome shotgun sequence genome has a segment encoding these proteins:
- the LOC125589863 gene encoding uncharacterized protein LOC125589863: MEDLNTYAADCVVVSCCCNCLVLQIAIFIFLGLPQKLVKNTRKCYTKWGINRRTKRMGLGCECKEKIGVDSEWIKEIMSIEMEGFGCIEEVEKSLEEFSKNGEFLFGSFWGQERIQNSSSMSSCFNDNFDLRFVSRYEIIEENFYSLDYIFTTSHIEISGNKNIH; the protein is encoded by the coding sequence ATGGAAGATCTTAACACATATGCAGCTGATTGCGTCGTTGTATCGTGTTGTTGCAACTGTCTTGTTCTCCAAATCGCGATCTTCATCTTCCTTGGACTTCCTCAAAAGCTGGTCAAGAACACGAGAAAGTGCTACACAAAATGGGGAATAAACCGAAGAACAAAAAGAATGGGTCTCGGTTGTGAATGTAAAGAAAAAATCGGGGTTGATTCGGAATGGATAAAAGAGATTATGAGTATAGAGATGGAAGGCTTTGGGTGTATTGAAGAAGTTGAAAAGTCTCTGGAGGAGTTTTCAAAGAATGGTGAGTTTTTGTTTGGGAGCTTCTGGGGACAAGAGAGAATTCAAAATTCTTCGTCAATGTCAAGTTGTTTTAATGACAACTTTGACTTAAGATTTGTAAGTCGTTATGAGATAATAGAAGAAAATTTCTACTCATTGGATTATATATTCACAACTTCACATATTGAAATTAGTGGAAATAAAAATATCCACTAG
- the LOC125589862 gene encoding uncharacterized protein LOC125589862 translates to MKDRGKRTATERRNDDVSLYYSTPSEFSCRKHPSVSPVGICPYCLNDRLVNLVCSQCGEQRLSSCSCSDISPNHAGVEPGNVRISSLIDEETAKQRKTTKQSRKTEDVVVFKRSSSSCVEISKRKHHRLSRLGRFLRKINPRKERPFDENNNNDTWRLDYNNDGKTLRVSRSRSLCSFRGGNVYLNGSEEDVSSFSGARSSFSAARSSSVFDTTTTETRRSNFEGRKSNFSETTETRRSNFSESEPPRRSCFEARKSNFSETEYPRRSNFSETEHKQSINNHPRRSNYEAAPRKSNVNEEQHRKSDSSAMSFTRRVMSMKESYFTGGEEPGYIDLKFDSSGVVGVGVGGGEVVVNDGVLEHGGGGSCRLTTKDRELSKSRRSFKGWKWIFGHHHHQRDS, encoded by the coding sequence ATGAAAGACAGAGGAAAGAGAACAGCAACTGAGCGAAGAAACGACGACGTGTCGTTATACTACAGCACACCGTCAGAGTTCTCTTGTCGGAAACATCCATCGGTTTCCCCTGTCGGAATCTGCCCGTACTGTCTCAACGACCGTTTAGTTAACCTCGTATGCTCCCAGTGCGGCGAACAGAGACTCTCTTCTTGCTCTTGCTCCGACATCTCTCCTAATCACGCCGGCGTGGAACCCGGAAACGTCAGGATCTCTTCTCTCATCGACGAGGAGACGGCGAAACAGAGGAAGACGACGAAACAGAGTCGAAAAACAGAGGACGTTGTGGTGTTCAAGAGGAGTAGTAGCAGCTGCGTTGAGATTAGTAAGAGGAAGCATCATAGACTCTCGAGACTCGGGAGGTTCTTGAGGAAGATTAATCCAAGAAAGGAAAGACCTTTCGATGAGAACAACAACAACGATACTTGGCGTTTGGATTATAACAACGACGGCAAGACACTAAGGGTTTCGAGATCGAGATCGCTTTGCAGCTTCCGAGGAGGCAACGTGTACTTAAACGGATCGGAAGAAGACGTGTCGTCTTTCTCCGGCGCGAGGAGCTCCTTCTCCGCCGCGAGAAGCTCGAGCGTCTTCGATACGACGACGACGGAGACGCGGAGGAGCAACTTCGAAGGGAGGAAGAGTAATTTCAGCGAGACGACGGAGACGCGGAGGAGTAACTTCAGCGAATCGGAGCCGCCGCGGAGGAGCTGTTTCGAGGCGAGGAAGAGTAACTTCAGTGAAACAGAGTACCCACGGAGGAGTAACTTCAGCGAAACAGAGCATAAACAGAGTATAAATAACCATCCGCGGAGGAGCAACTACGAAGCGGCGCCGAGGAAGAGTAATGTCAATGAGGAGCAGCATCGGAAAAGTGATTCGTCGGCGATGAGTTTCACGAGGAGGGTTATGTCGATGAAAGAGAGTTACTTTACCGGAGGAGAAGAGCCTGGTTACATTGATCTCAAATTCGATTCCTCTGGAGTAGTAGGAGTAGGAGTAGGAGGAGGAGAAGTGGTGGTGAACGACGGCGTTTTGGAGCACGGAGGAGGAGGGTCTTGCCGATTAACGACGAAGGATCGAGAGTTGAGTAAGAGTAGAAGGAGCTTCAAAGGATGGAAATGGATTTTtggacatcatcatcatcaaagggattcatga